The proteins below are encoded in one region of Rhododendron vialii isolate Sample 1 chromosome 7a, ASM3025357v1:
- the LOC131333071 gene encoding chaperone protein dnaJ 13 isoform X3, protein MDRPTGSFTLCCTYPQKLPTKKSGKRTASGPRCITPTNTKLRRMAMASEVHSQISKRNAIAIGGNLEVSGNSGGSAATVVLRHQISSVSSIEVMGSVGLRALVGVQITRNLTPHSTATMGMAMSLRDGTINLSNAWTRQLSETSNGNIQLVLGPESSVAVGWQKKEEKMSAAGEIKIGTSSFGASAHYTHRFSKKSHGRIAGRVGSSTLEIEVGGGRKISQFSTVRMLYSVGIRGIFWKFELHRGGQKLIIPILLSRHLNAVVATGAFAIPTSLYFVLKTFIVKPYYLKREKQKALENTEKTSAQVREARAAAEKAQHLLQNVANRKRSRQLETDGLVITKAVYGSQKALKKRDAAGEAKDELASQVLDVTLPLNFLVNDSGQLKLHEGVKKSGIMGFCDPCPGEPKQLLVEYTYQGEQYEVVVGDYEELLIPQAAHRI, encoded by the exons ATGGACCGCCCAACCGGGAGCTTTACGCTCTGCTGCACTTATCCCCAGAAGCTTCCGACGAAGAAATCAGGAAAGCGTACCGCCAGTGGGCCCAGGTGTATCACCCCGACAAATACCAAGCTCCGCAG aATGGCAATGGCAAGTGAAGTTCATTCTCAAATATCCAAACGCAATGCTATTGCGATAGGTGGAAATCTGGAAGTCAGTGGAAACTCTGGTGGTAGTGCTGCCACCGTTGTACTTAGGCATCAGATATCGTCAGTTTCCTCCATAGAAGTCATGGGTTCTGTGGGTTTACGCGCATTGGTTGGTGTGCAAATAACTCG CAACCTAACACCGCACTCCACAGCAACAATGGGTATGGCGATGTCTTTAAGAGACGGTACAATTAATCTTTCCAATGCTTGGACTCGCCAACTATCTGAGACATCAAATGGAAAT ATACAGCTTGTTTTGGGGCCAGAGTCATCTGTAGCTGTTGGATGGcagaagaaagaggagaagatgTCCGCTGCTGGAGAGATTAAG ATTGGCACAAGTTCTTTTGGCGCATCAGCTCACTATACTCATCGCTTCTCCAAAAAGTCGCATGGGCGTATTGCAGGCCGGGTTGGAAG CTCTACTCTTGAAATTGAAGTTGGGGGTGGGAGGAAAATATCACAGTTCAGCACTGTCCGCATGTTGTATTCAGTTGGAATTCGG GGTATATTTTGGAAATTTGAACTACATCGTGGAGGCCAAAAGTTAATCATTCCT ATTCTGCTTTCCAGGCATTTGAATGCGGTGGTTGCAACTGGAGCGTTTGCAATTCCAACATCACTTTACTTTGTACTCAAG ACATTCATAGTCAAACCTTATTATCTTAAACGTGAAAAGCAGAAGGCATTGGAGAATACGGAAAAGACATCAGCTCAG GTTCGAGAGGCGAGGGCAGCTGCTGAGAAAGCTCAGCATTTGTTGCAGAATGTGGCCAATAGGAAGAGGAGTAGGCAACTAGAGACAGATGGACTGGTGATTACAAAAGCAGTTTACGGAAGTCAAAAAGCTTTGAAGAAAAGAGACGCAGCAGGAGAAGCAAAAGATGAATTAGCTTCACAAGTCCTTGATGTCACTTTGCCCCTGAATTTTTTGGTCAATGATTCTGGGCAACTTAAG ctTCATGAGGGTGTAAAGAAGTCGGGCATTATGGGCTTCTGTGATCCTTGTCCGGGAGAACCTAAGCAGTTACTTGTGGAATACACTTATCAAGGCGAGCAATACGAG GTGGTGGTCGGTGATTATGAAGAGCTTTTAATTCCCCAGGCAGCGCACAGAATCTGA
- the LOC131333071 gene encoding chaperone protein dnaJ 13 isoform X1, with the protein MKEGAAASASGDDGPPNRELYALLHLSPEASDEEIRKAYRQWAQVYHPDKYQAPQMKEIATENFQRICEAYEILSDEGKRQIYDIYGMEGLTSGLELGPKLNKAEEIKEELERLRRRKEQEKVSAHIQPSGSIMAHLSLPQFLDGRGIMRGMAMASEVHSQISKRNAIAIGGNLEVSGNSGGSAATVVLRHQISSVSSIEVMGSVGLRALVGVQITRNLTPHSTATMGMAMSLRDGTINLSNAWTRQLSETSNGNIQLVLGPESSVAVGWQKKEEKMSAAGEIKIGTSSFGASAHYTHRFSKKSHGRIAGRVGSSTLEIEVGGGRKISQFSTVRMLYSVGIRGIFWKFELHRGGQKLIIPILLSRHLNAVVATGAFAIPTSLYFVLKTFIVKPYYLKREKQKALENTEKTSAQVREARAAAEKAQHLLQNVANRKRSRQLETDGLVITKAVYGSQKALKKRDAAGEAKDELASQVLDVTLPLNFLVNDSGQLKLHEGVKKSGIMGFCDPCPGEPKQLLVEYTYQGEQYEVVVGDYEELLIPQAAHRI; encoded by the exons ATGAAAGAAGGGGCAGCGGCATCGGCATCAGGGGACGATGGACCGCCCAACCGGGAGCTTTACGCTCTGCTGCACTTATCCCCAGAAGCTTCCGACGAAGAAATCAGGAAAGCGTACCGCCAGTGGGCCCAGGTGTATCACCCCGACAAATACCAAGCTCCGCAG ATGAAGGAAATTGCTACCGAAAACTTTCAACGGATATGTGAAGCCTATGAAATTTTATCTGACGAGGGGAAAAGGCAGATATATGATATATATGGCATGGAAGGATTGACTTCTGGTTTGGAACTTGGTCCTAAACTGAATAAAGCAGAAGAAATTAAGGAAGAACTAGAACGATTACGTCGTAGGAAGGAGCAGGAAAAGGTCTCAGCACACATCCAACCTTCTGGTTCAATTATGGCCCATTTGTCCTTGCCGCAGTTTCTAGATGGTCGTGGCATCATGAGAGG aATGGCAATGGCAAGTGAAGTTCATTCTCAAATATCCAAACGCAATGCTATTGCGATAGGTGGAAATCTGGAAGTCAGTGGAAACTCTGGTGGTAGTGCTGCCACCGTTGTACTTAGGCATCAGATATCGTCAGTTTCCTCCATAGAAGTCATGGGTTCTGTGGGTTTACGCGCATTGGTTGGTGTGCAAATAACTCG CAACCTAACACCGCACTCCACAGCAACAATGGGTATGGCGATGTCTTTAAGAGACGGTACAATTAATCTTTCCAATGCTTGGACTCGCCAACTATCTGAGACATCAAATGGAAAT ATACAGCTTGTTTTGGGGCCAGAGTCATCTGTAGCTGTTGGATGGcagaagaaagaggagaagatgTCCGCTGCTGGAGAGATTAAG ATTGGCACAAGTTCTTTTGGCGCATCAGCTCACTATACTCATCGCTTCTCCAAAAAGTCGCATGGGCGTATTGCAGGCCGGGTTGGAAG CTCTACTCTTGAAATTGAAGTTGGGGGTGGGAGGAAAATATCACAGTTCAGCACTGTCCGCATGTTGTATTCAGTTGGAATTCGG GGTATATTTTGGAAATTTGAACTACATCGTGGAGGCCAAAAGTTAATCATTCCT ATTCTGCTTTCCAGGCATTTGAATGCGGTGGTTGCAACTGGAGCGTTTGCAATTCCAACATCACTTTACTTTGTACTCAAG ACATTCATAGTCAAACCTTATTATCTTAAACGTGAAAAGCAGAAGGCATTGGAGAATACGGAAAAGACATCAGCTCAG GTTCGAGAGGCGAGGGCAGCTGCTGAGAAAGCTCAGCATTTGTTGCAGAATGTGGCCAATAGGAAGAGGAGTAGGCAACTAGAGACAGATGGACTGGTGATTACAAAAGCAGTTTACGGAAGTCAAAAAGCTTTGAAGAAAAGAGACGCAGCAGGAGAAGCAAAAGATGAATTAGCTTCACAAGTCCTTGATGTCACTTTGCCCCTGAATTTTTTGGTCAATGATTCTGGGCAACTTAAG ctTCATGAGGGTGTAAAGAAGTCGGGCATTATGGGCTTCTGTGATCCTTGTCCGGGAGAACCTAAGCAGTTACTTGTGGAATACACTTATCAAGGCGAGCAATACGAG GTGGTGGTCGGTGATTATGAAGAGCTTTTAATTCCCCAGGCAGCGCACAGAATCTGA
- the LOC131333071 gene encoding chaperone protein dnaJ 13 isoform X2, giving the protein MKEIATENFQRICEAYEILSDEGKRQIYDIYGMEGLTSGLELGPKLNKAEEIKEELERLRRRKEQEKVSAHIQPSGSIMAHLSLPQFLDGRGIMRGMAMASEVHSQISKRNAIAIGGNLEVSGNSGGSAATVVLRHQISSVSSIEVMGSVGLRALVGVQITRNLTPHSTATMGMAMSLRDGTINLSNAWTRQLSETSNGNIQLVLGPESSVAVGWQKKEEKMSAAGEIKIGTSSFGASAHYTHRFSKKSHGRIAGRVGSSTLEIEVGGGRKISQFSTVRMLYSVGIRGIFWKFELHRGGQKLIIPILLSRHLNAVVATGAFAIPTSLYFVLKTFIVKPYYLKREKQKALENTEKTSAQVREARAAAEKAQHLLQNVANRKRSRQLETDGLVITKAVYGSQKALKKRDAAGEAKDELASQVLDVTLPLNFLVNDSGQLKLHEGVKKSGIMGFCDPCPGEPKQLLVEYTYQGEQYEVVVGDYEELLIPQAAHRI; this is encoded by the exons ATGAAGGAAATTGCTACCGAAAACTTTCAACGGATATGTGAAGCCTATGAAATTTTATCTGACGAGGGGAAAAGGCAGATATATGATATATATGGCATGGAAGGATTGACTTCTGGTTTGGAACTTGGTCCTAAACTGAATAAAGCAGAAGAAATTAAGGAAGAACTAGAACGATTACGTCGTAGGAAGGAGCAGGAAAAGGTCTCAGCACACATCCAACCTTCTGGTTCAATTATGGCCCATTTGTCCTTGCCGCAGTTTCTAGATGGTCGTGGCATCATGAGAGG aATGGCAATGGCAAGTGAAGTTCATTCTCAAATATCCAAACGCAATGCTATTGCGATAGGTGGAAATCTGGAAGTCAGTGGAAACTCTGGTGGTAGTGCTGCCACCGTTGTACTTAGGCATCAGATATCGTCAGTTTCCTCCATAGAAGTCATGGGTTCTGTGGGTTTACGCGCATTGGTTGGTGTGCAAATAACTCG CAACCTAACACCGCACTCCACAGCAACAATGGGTATGGCGATGTCTTTAAGAGACGGTACAATTAATCTTTCCAATGCTTGGACTCGCCAACTATCTGAGACATCAAATGGAAAT ATACAGCTTGTTTTGGGGCCAGAGTCATCTGTAGCTGTTGGATGGcagaagaaagaggagaagatgTCCGCTGCTGGAGAGATTAAG ATTGGCACAAGTTCTTTTGGCGCATCAGCTCACTATACTCATCGCTTCTCCAAAAAGTCGCATGGGCGTATTGCAGGCCGGGTTGGAAG CTCTACTCTTGAAATTGAAGTTGGGGGTGGGAGGAAAATATCACAGTTCAGCACTGTCCGCATGTTGTATTCAGTTGGAATTCGG GGTATATTTTGGAAATTTGAACTACATCGTGGAGGCCAAAAGTTAATCATTCCT ATTCTGCTTTCCAGGCATTTGAATGCGGTGGTTGCAACTGGAGCGTTTGCAATTCCAACATCACTTTACTTTGTACTCAAG ACATTCATAGTCAAACCTTATTATCTTAAACGTGAAAAGCAGAAGGCATTGGAGAATACGGAAAAGACATCAGCTCAG GTTCGAGAGGCGAGGGCAGCTGCTGAGAAAGCTCAGCATTTGTTGCAGAATGTGGCCAATAGGAAGAGGAGTAGGCAACTAGAGACAGATGGACTGGTGATTACAAAAGCAGTTTACGGAAGTCAAAAAGCTTTGAAGAAAAGAGACGCAGCAGGAGAAGCAAAAGATGAATTAGCTTCACAAGTCCTTGATGTCACTTTGCCCCTGAATTTTTTGGTCAATGATTCTGGGCAACTTAAG ctTCATGAGGGTGTAAAGAAGTCGGGCATTATGGGCTTCTGTGATCCTTGTCCGGGAGAACCTAAGCAGTTACTTGTGGAATACACTTATCAAGGCGAGCAATACGAG GTGGTGGTCGGTGATTATGAAGAGCTTTTAATTCCCCAGGCAGCGCACAGAATCTGA
- the LOC131333072 gene encoding uncharacterized protein LOC131333072, whose product MSRLFSGKIQEMDRPRRSTRSTYAAPAARGRGQATLAARGRGQATLAARGRGQATPEAHGRGRAAPLSRDRGSTNLVGRGRGGVVEPEVDVIAAETQNDEDPADPVEDPADPITEIIANAGTPTGFVDPVAAVQAFQTFMGLFAGNQAQVAPTNAARSLTLDKGNTFDRFLKTNPPPFIGTDKPSDAEAWLLQMEKIFDVLGCSEAQKVSFATYKLQGGAEHWWRSAKQHYKDRQDELVWRNFKKDFEEKYISPAVKDKMRTEFLALRQDNMSVAEYQQKFDELSRFAGVLVEKETDKVWYFQRGLRADIHGRVSLLDTETLPKLVTKALTAESDLAEERRVAENQYKRFRSGQSSGSGLPAKRVHTLTQTNEGGRQALRPCQKCGQPHLAKYHCDGSLRVCYSCGQPGHVSTHCRAQSDGRNQIPQGQRQSVHGSGHNQQRRFNHQGNHRQQARNGGQGQRNVTEGRVYALTQQQAKDAPSMVQGKLGS is encoded by the exons ATGTCTAGATTGTTCTCTGGTAAAATTCAGGAGATGGATCGTCCACGTCGTAGCACTAGGTCGACGTACGCGGCTCCTGCAGCTCGTGGTCGCGGACAGGCCACTCTTGCAGCTCGTGGTCGTGGGCAGGCCACTCTTGCAGCTCGCGGTCGCGGACAGGCCACTCCTGAAGCTCATGGTCGCGGTCGGGCCGCTCCTTTATCTCGTGACCGTGGTAGCACTAATCTAGTAGGCCGTGGCCGAGGTGGTGTTGTTGAGCCCGAAGTTGATGTTATTGCAGCTGAAACACAAAATGATGAAGATCCAGCTGACCCTGTTGAGGATCCAGCTGACCCTATCACTGAAATTATTGCCAATGCTGGTACACCTACAGGATTTGTTGACCCAGTAGCTGCTGTTCAAGCCTTCCAGACTTTCATGGGATTGTTTGCAGGGAATCAGGCCCAAGTGGCACCAACAAATGCAGCAAGGTCTTTGACATTGGATAAGGGCAATACTTTTGATAGATTTCTAAAGACTAATCCACCGCCATTTATAGGGACTGATAAGCCATCGGATGCTGAGGCCTGGCTGTTACAAATGGAAAAGATCTTTGATGTGTTGGGATGTTCTGAGGCCCAAAAGGTGTCTTTTGCAACATATAAGCTGCAGGGGGGTGCTGAGCATTGGTGGCGGTCAGCAAAGCAACATTACAAAGATAGGCAGGATGAATTGGTTTGGAGAAATTTCAAGAAGGACTTTGAGGAGAAGTACATTTCTCCAGCAGTCAAAGATAAAATGCGGACTGAGTTTTTGGCTTTAAGGCAGGATAATATGTCAGTGGCAGAGTATCAGCAAAAGTTTGATGAATTGTCAAGGTTCGCGGGAGTTTTGGTAGAAAAAGAGACAGATAAGGTGTGGTATTTTCAGAGGGGGCTTCGGGCCGATATTCATGGAAGAGTTTCTTTGCTTGACACAGAGACCCTACCAAAACTCGTGACTAAAGCTCTTACAGCAGAGAGTGACTTAGCAGAAGAAAGAAGGGTTGCAGAGAATCAGTACAAGAGGTTCAGGTCAGGACAAAGTAGTGGGAGTGGTTTACCTGCAAAGAGGGTGCACACTTTGACTCAAACAAATGAAGGTGGGAGGCAGGCATTGAGGCCGTGTCAAAAATGTGGTCAACCTCATTTGGCAAAGTACCATTGTGATGGTTCACTTCGAGTATGTTATAGTTGTGGGCAGCCTGGTCATGTCTCCACTCATTGTAGAGCTCAGAGTGATGGAAGGAATCAAATACCTCAGGGTCAGAGGCAGTCAGTGCATGGAAGTGGGCATAATCAGCAGCGACGGTTTAATCATCAGGGGAATCATAGGCAGCAAGCTCGAAATGGGGGTCAAGGACAGAGAAATGTGACAGAGGGTCGTGTGTATGCATTGACTCAGCAGCAGGCTAAGGATGCGCCATCTATGGTGCAAG gcaagttggggagttag